A portion of the Juglans microcarpa x Juglans regia isolate MS1-56 chromosome 1D, Jm3101_v1.0, whole genome shotgun sequence genome contains these proteins:
- the LOC121249182 gene encoding non-specific lipid transfer protein GPI-anchored 20-like, which yields MELFYPCSRIVPILAMVVVMIIPVYGQIGTPCNTSMISSFTPCLSFVTNSTANGTSPSANCCNSLKSLTSGGKDCLCLILTGNVPFQVPINRSLAISLPRACNMPGVPLQCKASGAPIPAPGPVSLEPTPSPGLSPTPSPKASSVPEPTSPAQAPQSDTTPVLTPPSPTVDSEAPTATTGSRPVLTPSAAMPSHSLSPSFLLLVLGVNSVLNYYW from the exons ATGGAGTTGTTTTATCCCTGTTCACGCATTGTTCCCATACTGGCCATGGTTGTGGTCATGATTATTCCTGTTTATGGCCAGATTGGTACTCCATGCAACACCTCAATGATTTCAAGCTTCACCCCTTGCCTGAGCTTTGTAACAAATAGCACTGCAAATGGTACCTCACCAAGTGCAAACTGCTGCAATTCGCTCAAGTCCCTCACAAGTGGCGGCAAGGACTGTTTGTGCCTCATTCTAACCGGAAATGTTCCTTTCCAAGTACCAATCAATCGGTCCTTGGCCATCTCTCTCCCTCGTGCTTGTAATATGCCTGGAGTTCCCCTCCAATGCAAAG CCTCTGGCGCACCTATTCCTGCTCCAG GTCCTGTCTCACTTGAGCCAACACCTTCCCCTGGACTCTCTCCAACTCCTAGTCCTAAAG CTTCTTCTGTCCCGGAACCCACATCACCTGCTCAGGCACCACAATCTGACACGACCCCGGTCTTAACTCCGCCATCTCCAACGGTGGATTCTGAAGCTCCAACTGCAACCACTGGAAGCCGCCCGGTTCTGACCCCATCGGCTGCCATGCCCTCTCACAGTCTCTCACCATCCTTTCTGCTACTTGTGTTAGGAGTTAATtctgttttgaactattactggTAG
- the LOC121254871 gene encoding stearoyl-[acyl-carrier-protein] 9-desaturase, chloroplastic-like isoform X2: MHREVDNPKKPFTPPREVHVQVTHSMPPQKIEIFKSIEDWAEQNILVHLKPVEKCWQPQDFLPDPASDGFHDQVKELRERAKEIPDDYLVVLVGDMITEEALPTYQTMLNTLDGVRDETGASPTSWAIWTRAWTAEENRHGDLLNKYLYLTGRVDMRQIEKTIQYLIGSGMDPRTENSPYLGFIYTAFQERATFISHGNTARLAKEHGDMNLAQICGTIASDEKRHETAYTKIVEKLLEIDPDGTVLAFADMMRKKISMPAHLMYDGRDDNLFEHFSAVAQRLGVYTAKDYADILEFLVGRWKVEKLTGLSAEGQKAQDYVCGLPPRIRKLEERAQGRAKQAPTIPFSWIFDRNVKL, from the exons ATGCACAGGGAGGTTGACAATCCAAAGAAGCCTTTTACACCACCTCGGGAGGTTCATGTTCAAGTCACCCACTCGATGCCACCGCAAAAAATTGAGATCTTTAAATCCATCGAGGATTGGGCTGAACAGAATATTTTGGTTCACCTGAAGCCAGTTGAGAAGTGTTGGCAACCACAGGATTTCCTGCCAGACCCTGCCTCTGATGGTTTTCACGATCAAGTCAAGGAATTAAGGGAGAGGGCAAAGGAGATTCCAGATGATTACCTTGTTGTTTTGGTTGGGGATATGATTACAGAAGAAGCCCTTCCAACTTATCAAACAATGCTTAATACCTTGGATGGAGTTCGGGATGAAACAGGTGCAAGCCCTACTTCTTGGGCAATTTGGACAAGGGCATGGACAGCTGAAGAAAACAGGCATGGGGACCTACTCAATAAGTATCTCTACCTTACCGGACGAGTAGACATGAGGCAAATTGAGAAGACAATTCAGTATTTGATTGGGTCAGGAATG GATCCTCGAACAGAAAATAGTCCCTACCTTGGATTCATCTATACTGCTTTCCAAGAAAGGGCAACCTTTATCTCCCATGGAAACACTGCTAGGCTTGCCAAGGAGCATGGGGACATGAATTTGGCACAAATATGTGGCACAATTGCATCAGATGAGAAACGCCATGAAACTGCCTACACCAAGATAGTTGAGAAGCTATTGGAGATTGATCCTGATGGAACTGTCTTGGCATTTGCTGACATGATGAGGAAGAAAATCTCCATGCCAGCCCACCTGATGTATGATGGCCGTGATGATAATCTTTTTGAGCACTTTTCAGCTGTTGCGCAGCGGCTAGGGGTTTACACTGCCAAGGACTATGCCGATATATTGGAGTTTTTGGTCGGCAGATGGAAAGTGGAGAAGCTAACTGGCCTTTCAGCCGAGGGGCAAAAAGCACAGGATTATGTTTGTGGGTTACCTCCAAGAATTAGAAAGCTTGAGGAGAGAGCTCAAGGGAGGGCCAAGCAAGCTCCCACCATTCCGTTCAGTTGGATTTTTGATAGAAATGTGAAGCTCTAA
- the LOC121254871 gene encoding stearoyl-[acyl-carrier-protein] 9-desaturase, chloroplastic-like isoform X3 has protein sequence MPPQKIEIFKSIEDWAEQNILVHLKPVEKCWQPQDFLPDPASDGFHDQVKELRERAKEIPDDYLVVLVGDMITEEALPTYQTMLNTLDGVRDETGASPTSWAIWTRAWTAEENRHGDLLNKYLYLTGRVDMRQIEKTIQYLIGSGMDPRTENSPYLGFIYTAFQERATFISHGNTARLAKEHGDMNLAQICGTIASDEKRHETAYTKIVEKLLEIDPDGTVLAFADMMRKKISMPAHLMYDGRDDNLFEHFSAVAQRLGVYTAKDYADILEFLVGRWKVEKLTGLSAEGQKAQDYVCGLPPRIRKLEERAQGRAKQAPTIPFSWIFDRNVKL, from the exons ATGCCACCGCAAAAAATTGAGATCTTTAAATCCATCGAGGATTGGGCTGAACAGAATATTTTGGTTCACCTGAAGCCAGTTGAGAAGTGTTGGCAACCACAGGATTTCCTGCCAGACCCTGCCTCTGATGGTTTTCACGATCAAGTCAAGGAATTAAGGGAGAGGGCAAAGGAGATTCCAGATGATTACCTTGTTGTTTTGGTTGGGGATATGATTACAGAAGAAGCCCTTCCAACTTATCAAACAATGCTTAATACCTTGGATGGAGTTCGGGATGAAACAGGTGCAAGCCCTACTTCTTGGGCAATTTGGACAAGGGCATGGACAGCTGAAGAAAACAGGCATGGGGACCTACTCAATAAGTATCTCTACCTTACCGGACGAGTAGACATGAGGCAAATTGAGAAGACAATTCAGTATTTGATTGGGTCAGGAATG GATCCTCGAACAGAAAATAGTCCCTACCTTGGATTCATCTATACTGCTTTCCAAGAAAGGGCAACCTTTATCTCCCATGGAAACACTGCTAGGCTTGCCAAGGAGCATGGGGACATGAATTTGGCACAAATATGTGGCACAATTGCATCAGATGAGAAACGCCATGAAACTGCCTACACCAAGATAGTTGAGAAGCTATTGGAGATTGATCCTGATGGAACTGTCTTGGCATTTGCTGACATGATGAGGAAGAAAATCTCCATGCCAGCCCACCTGATGTATGATGGCCGTGATGATAATCTTTTTGAGCACTTTTCAGCTGTTGCGCAGCGGCTAGGGGTTTACACTGCCAAGGACTATGCCGATATATTGGAGTTTTTGGTCGGCAGATGGAAAGTGGAGAAGCTAACTGGCCTTTCAGCCGAGGGGCAAAAAGCACAGGATTATGTTTGTGGGTTACCTCCAAGAATTAGAAAGCTTGAGGAGAGAGCTCAAGGGAGGGCCAAGCAAGCTCCCACCATTCCGTTCAGTTGGATTTTTGATAGAAATGTGAAGCTCTAA